AGGATATAGTAACCCATGTGGACTTATACTGAACTGAGGACACTGAGATGAGAGGAAGGATAGACAAAAATGCCTAGTCTGTAGAACCATGCTATGGAAAGGGTTTAGCAGATTGCAGATTGCTACCTGTGGAGGAGATaagtacacaaataaaaagataacagAGGCCCCATTTTGCACAAGATGCCAATAGTGCCTACTCAAGATAAAAAATTCacagcccggtgttggtggcacatgtctttaatcccagtgcttgggaagcaaaagcaggcagatctctatgagttcgaggccagcctggtctctaaagcgagtgccaggataggctccaaagctatacagagaaaccctgtctctaaaaaaaaaaatcactgtgtgaCCTTAATGTGGgattcttacttttaaaaatagattcatgTAGGTGATACAAAATCAGTAACAGTTAGAAACAATCTAGAGCTCTTGATGTTCCTGTACCAAGAACTTGAAATAATCAAGTTGGCATGCTATGAAGGAAGAATACCTCCTTTTACCCTAAGGTGCTTTGATTTCAAATTCTAAAGATGAAAGATCTAAGGTGATTTCATTTTCACTGCAGCCCTTCATGCACCACAAAGTAATCAAACTAGCTACAGGGCACTGATaagtaaaatgtcatttttctccCAGACTAAGCCACCGAAAGAAGATAGCACATTAATGCATACCAGTCTGTTAACCATATTAGgaaatgcatacatgtatacaaatgaGGTATTTTGACcaggagaaacatatatttttatatgctccaaagaataaaacatgtcttcagaatttaagaaaaatcaCCAATTCGTTCATAGGACATTCATAGGTATGAACAATTTAAGCTTTTTTCTATGGAGAAAAGTAGCATCATTAAAGACACAGGGACATGTTAGACATGCATAGATGCTTCTATATCAAGGTTCAGACCTTGTTACAGCTAGGCCCAATGACACACTCTGTTTATTTCAACTgcttgggaggctaagacaggagcaCTTCAAGTTTAAGACTGGGGCAACACAGCAAGACTATTTATCCAAAAGACATAAATAACAAAAGCCCAAATATTTAATGAGGTATTTACAAAATCTGAACAATAGGGATTGATTAGGAAGGCCACAGTAGTCTATAAGTTTTGAAATGACAATGAAATATAGAAGAATTTGATCTTGGAAAGCCCCCGAATATTTTTACATAAGTAAGACCATTGTTGAAATTGTTAGAGAGCCAATAAAcatattgtttgtgtttttgacaAATATTCTGTCAGCTCCACTACTAAGAtatgagacacagagccaagaCACAAGTCAATATGTTAAAGAaagttgcttgtttatttgtagTGATCAGTATTGATCCCAGGGTTCTGCAACTTTTGATCCGGTGACTTACAATGAGCTGCATCTTCAGGCCAGAATAGTTCATATATTAAGGAAAACATGAAAGGACCCTGGAGCCATCAGCTTCCAACAGGACTTTTTCACCAATAATCTATGCAAGGAAAGGCAAAAGGATGGGTAAAGTGTAAGAAGGAAGTGGTTATGCTGGACAGGAGTGGAAGATATCTTCTTGCACTACAAGTTCACTCACCTAGCACTTTCCATCATGGAAAAATCTAATTCTCCCACGAGATTTCCTACATGGAGGAATAATAAGCATATCATTAAGACATTTTACTTGTGGAAATTAACATACAGACTATAAAGGGAACTGCTTGGAGCAAAGGCCAGGGCATTTGCCACTGAAGGTACCTATAATCTCTTGGGGAATAATCTGTCTGATTGGGCCTGAGTTTGTGATGTATGTGGTGAAAGTGCCATCAACTATTCACCCACCACATTCACCAAGTGCCTGAATTAGTAATTAGTGAGATAACTTGGAGTTTGTGTAGTCTCTTCTTTACTCCTTACACAAAATTACTAAAGGGTTGCTGGAATAAGGACTCCAATCTGACACCACAGGAGATGGTTTTCTTGTAAAATATACTACTGCACACAGATCAAAGCTAAAATCAATGTGGCATAGCAATCTGGGTGTCTAATGACTGATTTCCTGTCATGTAAATCCAAAGATCTGAGTTATCAATCCCAAGCAATGGACAAGTCTGTTGTTATGATAGTATAGTTAAAAGTTTTAGACACAGAGGTGGCAGAAAATATCTAACAGAAGATAAAAGGAAGATTTGTTCTAAGAATCAAAGTGGTGAGGATTGAAGATGTTTTCAAATTTCTTCAGGGAATCCATCAATTATGGGAATATCAGGACTCATAGAAAGCACCCAAGGGGCACTGTTCAATCTAATGAGTCTAACTTCTATGCCAGTATACCTTCTGCTGCTATGTCTTTTCTAAGAAGGGGCCGATTGCTGTCTCCGCAAATGGGAAAGACTGACTTCATGACTGCTGGACTTGGTTGGGGACAGAGTGGACAGAAATCACAAACAACAAGTTTAATCTTAGTTTTCTCCCCTCACCCACAGAATACTCACAAGCTCTCAACACATAAGATGCAGGGATTATCATAGGTTACATAATTGGTGCCACAGATGGGTTGCTTTAAGCTAGGACAAGGGTTTACTGTTTTATTGAACCAGCTCAAATTTACTTTCTTATAAGGACACTTGATCTGAAATTgagcagaagaaaaatataattagaaCCATGCTCAAACAACTGGTCAAGTGTGGACTGTCTTAGGGGTATCTAAGCAAGTCAGAACCACATTCCAGTGTCACAAGGATCTTCCAGTCAATCCCTATAAAGCAACGGCACTAGAATCTATCTCCATTCGGTATGATAAGTATCATGTCTTGTAGTCAGGAACTCCTCGAGGTCTGGCAAGCTATAGtgagggaaaagaaaacatctaaatTCATGAAGGAAACAAAGCTTAAGCCACATGCACTTTGAAAGCAAAAGAATGCTATGCAGCAAGTCTATGCAGCTGCAAGAGAAATCACCTTTAatttatcctttttaaaaattttaattagaaagaagattattttacatgttaatcctaggttctctctctcccccttcccctcccccctcaactaataccttacctatcccatatcctttctgctccccagggagggtgaggccttcatagggggtcttcgaagtctgtcatatcctttgggatagggcctaggccaacccccttgtgtctaggctcagggagtatccctccatgtgggatgggctcccagagtccattcctatgctagggataagtaatgatccactacaagatgccccatagatttccaaggtctcctcactgacacccacattcagggggctctggatcagtcccatgctggtttcccagctatcagtctggggaccaagagctctcccttgttcaggttagctgtttctgtggatttcactagcctggtctggacccctttgatcatcagtccttctctgcaactggattccagttcagttcaaggtttatctgtgggtgtctacttctacttccaccagctgctggatgaaggctctaggatggcatataaattagtcatcaatctcattatcaggcaagggaatttaaggtagcctctcctctttgcttagattgttagttggtgtcatccttgtaactctccagacattttcctactgcttgatttctatttaaacctataatgtctccctctattatattgtctcttatcttgctctcttctgttcttcccccaactcaacctccctgccccatcatgtcttcctcacgcctcctcttttccccttctcattctcctaggtccctctcccctccccccatgcttccaatttattTCACTAATCAAATGTGTGTTGGCCCAATAATACATACCAAGCTGGGCAGGATAGgcaaaaagaccaaaacaaaacaaaatactattcTGTTTTATACACAAGCTACAGACATAATGAGCCTCTGCTGAGAGATTCCTTTACATTTTCCTGCTTCTGTAATCCAACAGATTGACACTTTCCATATTTTCAACCTAGGAGAATGTTCTCTGTCCCTTCTGTATACAGATGCACAATTCCCCCAGAGCAGGGACTTTGAATGTTTATAGATCCCTAGGATTCCACACAGCTGGCAACTGGAAACTCTCATCATTCAGAAAAAGTTTCTGAACACCTTgggatattggtgtgtgtgtgtgtgtgtgtgtgtgtgtgtgtgtgtgtgtgtgtgtgtgtgtgtttgacttaGTTCCCAGTTTAGACAACTCTGTTTTAGACTCTAACCAACTGTGAGCCTGTGAATGGACACTGaagaatttcataatttttttaaaaccagaTGCACTGGAGcagtgtaggggaacctgtagccacgcctgcttaggggctggctacaggtctgcctgaccacgcccccaggcagacctgtagccagcccctaagcaggcctggctacaggttcccctacagagCAGGGGCAGCCTATGTAGGAGCCATGTACACATGAGCAACAGTTGTTTGAGTTAGTGgtttttgaagagaaaaatgaaagacgATAGGAGTTAGTAGGGGAAAGTAGAGGTCTAGGAGAAGTTAGAGAGGAGACAGTAGTAGTCAAAATGAAGACATGGTATatctgtatgaaattctcaaggaatagagaaataaaataaaaaaaaaaactaaaatgtggGATTCAGAgcctggagatatggctcagtgttaaAAAGCACTGActcacttactgctcttgtagaggaccagggttcaattcccagtaccctcaCAAAAGCTCTTAACAgctggtaactccagttccagaaggttCAGTGCCCATTTCTGGCCCCTGTGAACACTAGGCACATAgaaacaggaaacacacacacacacacacacaatttcttaaaaaaatcttttaaaaattgtattcaaATCTGAGCCCTGGAAAACCTGGTAGGTAATTACCTTAACAATTCCATGTGGTGGCCACCAAACTCGAGCACCTGGAACTAGAGAACACATAAATATATTGCAGAATTTAATTCCTGATAAACTATAACCTAATTTACTTACTGAAGAAGAATGCTCTAATTCCTTACTAGGTAATATTGAAGTAATTGAAAATactatttcaattatttattcatCTCCTTTAAAATATTGGCTGACACTCCTGCTCCTGTAAATAATCAGTAGAGCGATCAGTGCATCACCCCTTAGGGAGGTGGCCATCCCAGGGTATCAAATGCTTTTGTTCATTAACACTAGCCAAACTGGAGAGGATTCAGAGCTGGTATAGTAGGTAGTTGAGAAAGATAAGGGAAACCTCAGAGCTTTATAATTTTTTGGTTTGGACCCTGCATTTTAAAGGGAGGGAAACAACACCTTGTTAATACTCAGTAATTCATGGTAGATGTGTGAAAAGCTTAGAACTCTGTTCTTATGATTTCCAGCAATATCTCTTCTCTATAGAGATCACAGAGATCTTGAGCCTCTGGAGATCACTGCAGggcattttcaaatgtttttgagGTGCGCTCTGGATGGAGACACCTTGGAGGCCACTTCTACTAACTACTTCCTTGAATATCCAAGCCTCCCTCTCCCTATGCACTAGGTCCTATAACCTGCATTTAATCATAGACAGGAAAACCAAAACTTTCACTCTCGGATCTAGATATCTCTAAGCTATCTCTCTAAGCATATCTCTATAGACAAGCATGTATGTAGGTGTTTGTACCTGTAGTTGTATCCATGAGtcactaaaacattttttttttgttttgtttttcgagacagggtttctctgtgtagctttggagcctatcctggtactcgctctggagaccagggtggcctcgaactcacagagatccgcctgcctctgcctcctgagtgctgggattaaaggcatgcgccaccaacgcctggctcactACACATTTTTAATTCATAGTATTTTCTTTCAGATTACAATGCTAACACACACAAAACTTTGTATTCCTGATGGAAAAGCCACAATACTTACCAGATAGGAGCACCAAATGTAGCATAATGGAGAACAAAAGTGACCATAGTACCTGGAAATATTTGACCATTTTCCTTCTGGTATAGTGTTGGAATGTTTCTGAGATGCTGGCTCAGGATACCACCTTTTGATACAGCATCAGAATGCTAAAACAACTGttgaaagacactttaaaaagcatatgccaccaaaGTTAAACCTTGACTGATCATCTAAATGATCAAAAGATTAGTTATTGAGCTCAGAGACAGACCTGTGAACActgaggaaacagaagaggaacaGAAGCTCCTATGCTGTGTGCACAATTGTACCATTTAGTGTGGAGGCATTATACATCTCTTGAAAAAGAATCTCCTACACCCAATACCATCCacctttatttttgaaaaggtGCAAAACCAAAATGTTGCCACTAGAGAGTTCTAGACATTACTGGAGAAACAGGGGGAAGGAGTCTGTATTTTCTCCTGAAGTGAAGATGGGGTTTTTGAATCAAGATAATATTAGTGACACAACAGGCAGACTTGACTGTGTTGAAAATCTTCTGACTGAATATTAAACTCTTTGGGGTATTCTGGGATACTGTAAAGCACAGCAatcaaacacccccccccaaaacctaacaaaaaccataaacaaaacaaaacgaacaaacaaaacaccatcaTGTGGCCATATGGCAACCCCAGCTCTATTATACAAGATATAATACTGACTCTAGAGAACAACACTCTTTATGACAATTGGACTTTTTTGGCAGAATACCCAGGATTCCTGTCTTGCCTGCAGTTGAGACCATCTTGGGTACCATGGTCTTGCTAAGCACATCACTATCTTATCCAACCATCTTCTCTAATTCTTTAGGAATGGGGACACAACAGTAAAAGCTATCAGTTCAAATCACATCAACTTCACTCCTATCCTTTCATGCCCCACGCCACAGCTGACTCACCTTAGTAGGTGGAGACTAAGTCAACGAGTTCCCTTTTTGCTGCTACCTCTTCTTTAAATCTCAGGTGTTGGGGCCTCCTGAGAGGACAGTAGGTAGGAAAAAGCCCAAGGCACTGTGTGCTGGGCCAAGCAGGCACTGGTAGGTCCATCATGATTCTAGTTAGGACAGAGTCTGATCTCAGCAGGGGATGTTGAAAATGACTTGAGGCGGGTGAGAACTGATCCCTGGATAGGGCTGTCAGGGAAgtctgtgtgagcatgcacaccaCAGTTGGAAGCAGCATACCCAAACACAGTAAATATCTCCAACAGTTAAGACTTCTCTGGctgaatgaagaaaacacaagaaactcCTAAGGTAGAGAAGGCTGGGGCAGAGATTTGCATTGATGCATGAGATTCACAGATGCCATCTGCAGTGGACACAGCCTTGTTCCTTAGGCAACCTGGGCCTTTGCATTGTTAATGGGGAGTGTGCTAGCATGGTGGGCTCCTTTGGCTGCCAGAGTTTCTACTTCTTCCTAGTTTTTTATAAAGAACCTTAGGTTCTCTCCTATGAAGGCAATACATATTCCCCTAGAGAATTTGgaagataaactttaaaaaagcaaCATGACAGGGAGCCACACAAGTTAGAAAGGAGTGTTAAAAATGTTGACTTACCTATTTCACTTTTAAACTAAACTGATTGACAGGTAATGACACTTAATACACCGTTTATGCCAATGTTCAATCGTGCTTTTCagtattcattgtttttttcttttctttcaatgaAAACTAAACTGCTACATTTTCTAATTTCAAATAGTCATTTAAAGATTGCATTTATATGCTTTAGGCAATAGCCCATCACATGTGTGAATGACATTTGTATTAACATTTTTCAATTGTTGCTAATATGATGATTCTGAATTATAAATGTTATTAAAGTTTGAACCAGCCAGGCTAACTAAGTCATGTTAAACCAGGCTTCCTCTTGTCACCATGATTCACTTTTCTTCAGGCAGTAAAGCTTGCAGGACCCCCACAATTAGCAGTTATGTtaacaataatttttttcattttttagaccAGTATTATTTGATTTTATCCTAAGTCACTGGTCACCCAAGCAATGTTGGGTaagggttccatcttgtggagtcttaagtgggccttaagtcaaatcagttattgtTTGGTTACTCTCACAAGCTTTGTGACACTATTGCCTTAGCCTATCTTGCAGGTAAAACTCCATTTTTTATCAAAGGGTTTGTGGGTGGCTTcgtttttatgtttctcttatgacagcatgcagagtaccttcctatcCCAAAGATGTTTGGACACAGGGGTAAAGGCTCTATTTAGGTACTGGCTGCACATATTCATGTTCAATGACACATTTCTTTTCTGGTAAGATTTTTTTAACCTCAGTATATTTCCATTGCTTTATTGCATGATTGTTCCTAAATGATGCAAAACTTCACTCACAGAGGAAATTTGTGTAACTATATTTGAAAGTTGAGGTCTTGGGCCATGAGTTTGTCAAGATTAGTTGAAAGACACATGAGTCTACTCTTTCATTTTCTCCTCGTGTGTATATATTTAagatttttggtgtgtgtgaaaatacaaagaactaaTTAATCCATggttttgaaaataatatatattaccTATCAAAACTTGAAGTCTGTGGGGCAAAATCTGAGCTTTGCTTAATCTCAATTACACTTGGACTCAGCCAATGTGTTCAAAGCTCTGTGATCACGTGGCCATGAAACCTTGACTCATATGCAAATTATATCCCTTGTGACCTTCAGAGAGTTCTGAAGTTTAAAGTAGTAGAGAAATTGTGCATGACAAGTGCTATAAATGAGACTAGTAAGATATGACAAGTGTTCTATATTTTGGACATTTTTCAATTCTTGAAACAGCCCAACAGGACAATGGTTACTCAGTTTGGAAGGTGTTGCTTAAAATTCTACTTCTGAAGATTGGGTAGCCTCAGGCCAAGTCTTTTATAGGGTAACCATCAGCTTCCTGGTTATCTTTGACTCCTTCCCATTATTGAGATTTAGGAATCttacttttcctttttgtaaTCACTTCTTCCTTTATATTGGATTATTTCCATTTACAAATAGGATGGATGAGAACATCACCAATAAGACCTCATCAGTTTTTAATGTCTGGAATTATATTAGTACATAACCTTTCATATCCTGAGACCTTATTCCTTCTGAGActttattcctttctttgaagcattcttattttacatatcaatccccccattccctctccctcccatcctcacatgctCCTCActgtcctccccaacccccccttCATCCACTCCCCCAAATTAATGAGGCCCTCCACTGGGGACCATAAAAGTCCTTTaaatcatttgggagagggcctaggccctc
This DNA window, taken from Cricetulus griseus strain 17A/GY chromosome 2, alternate assembly CriGri-PICRH-1.0, whole genome shotgun sequence, encodes the following:
- the Spink14 gene encoding serine protease inhibitor Kazal-type 14 — protein: MVKYFQVLWSLLFSIMLHLVLLSVPGARVWWPPHGIVKIKCPYKKVNLSWFNKTVNPCPSLKQPICGTNYVTYDNPCILCVESLKSRGRIRFFHDGKC